The following are from one region of the Pleurodeles waltl isolate 20211129_DDA chromosome 4_1, aPleWal1.hap1.20221129, whole genome shotgun sequence genome:
- the ZBED4 gene encoding zinc finger BED domain-containing protein 4, producing MNAECEFMIMESIKETFPQMERHFVKEKINHFKSETEDSKESSVLDRMEVKSESEDFKHTDSSDEQGDDQEQNCFNNSSKYLPTDNEDDYGALFSQYTNSLYDVAMEAVTQSMLSNRNLSNRKKSPAWNHFFISPRDSTKAICMYCMKEFSRGKNEKDLSTSCLMRHVRRAHPTVLIQENGNLPGISSYSLPTLLPLQLADASDLNNVLSPTKLVQKMSSDFLPSDEMEVEHISRASSDDILSDLSVSEKCCKEETTNGSPEHISNNQYDEMPDSGAEKNLSVPKNLSGSRRRSAVWKHFYLSPLDNSKAVCIHCMNEFSRGKNGKDLGTSCLIRHMWRAHRSIVLQENGGGASIPPPYTASPILLPSLLSDGDPTSSPGNLFKESISVSSSPDHISEEGPINSSSGELLIEDPSAILSSSEDVGDVLASSPEKQGDNGSPFIFESGVVFQQNKKIMKRLKSEVWHHFSLSSVDNLKAVCRYCNCKISRGKKGDVGTSCLMRHLCRRHPDVVGNQKGFLDASLANSPYATLASAECSSKVSDLPSVVAHDNPVIFPVSSKKTSKLWNHFSICSADSTKVICLHCGRTISRGKKPTNLGTSCLLRHLQRFHVNALGSDGGPEPVLSTAVELHMPISTELLPPSSLDETNDKFCDSHPVAKKITSLVAEMIALDLQPYSFVNNVGFNRLLEYLQPQYSLPSPSYFSRTAIPDMYENVKEIIVSHLKEAESGVIHFTAGIWMSNQTREYLTLTAHWVTFQSSFRPQCEDYHCSALLHVSQIDCDYNGVSIQKQLEYLWETWITSFGLQNGITVTDNHSIGKTLNECEHSSVHCFGHTVNIIVSEAVKSQRMVQNLLSIARKICERVHRSVKAKEKLEDLQKEYGLPQHPLIQDVPSKWNTSFNMLERLIEQKRAIDELSIECSFRELISCDQWEVMQSVCHALKPFEAACREMSMHMATLSQVIPMIHILNRKIEMLFEETMGIDTMLKSLKEAIVCRLSSTLHDPRYIFATLLDPRYKTSLFAEEEAEQYKQDLIRELEILSSTSDEPFCNSLSSKKTFDDQDSIWSLMDSMKKSKEIKEKAKLPEEIVVAYLGEEVLEHNCDPLAYWNLKKLCWPVLSKLAVRFLGCPPSIIPSERLFNTSNENISVSQSRLMIEHFEKLIFLKVNLPLIYFQY from the coding sequence ATGAATGCTGAGTGTGAGTTTATGATCATGGAAAGCATTAAAGAGACATTCCCCCAAATGGAAAGGCATTTTGTAAAAGAGAAAATAAACCATTTTAAAAGTGAGACAGAAGACAGCAAAgaaagcagtgttcttgatagAATGGAAGTAAAAAGTGAATCTGAAGATTTTAAACACACAGATAGCAGTGACGAACAAGGAGATGACCAAGAACAAAACTGCTTTAATAACTCAAGCAAATATTTGCCCACTGATAATGAAGATGATTATGGAGCTTTATTttcacagtacaccaattccctttaTGATGTAGCAATGGAAGCTGTGACTCAAAGTATGCTTTCAAACAGAAATCTAAGCAATCGTAAAAAATCACCAGCTTGGAATCATTTTTTTATCTCTCCTCGTGACAGTACTAAAGCAATCTGTATGTACTGCATGAAAGAATTTAGCAGAGGCAAAAATGAAAAAGACCTAAGTACAAGTTGTCTTATGAGGCATGTGAGGCGAGCACACCCTACTGTACTCATTCAGGAAAATGGAAACTTGCCAGGAATATCGTCCTACTCATTGCCAACATTACTACCCCTGCAGCTTGCAGATGCAAGTGAtctaaataatgtgctttctcctaCAAAATTGGTCCAGAAAATGTCATCAGATTTTTTGCCTTCAGATGAAATGGAAGTAGAACATATTTCTCGAGCTTCATCAGATGATATCTTATCTGATTTATCAGTTTctgaaaaatgctgcaaagaagaaACCACAAATGGGTCACCCGAACATATATCTAATAATCAGTATGATGAAATGCCTGACAGTGGGGCTGAAAAAAATCTTTCAGTTCCAAAGAATTTATCTGGTTCCAGGAGACGATCTGCTGTATGGAAGCACTTTTATTTATCTCCTTTAGACAACTCAAAGGCTGTTTGTATTCACTGCATGAATGAATTTAGCAGAGGAAAAAATGGAAAGGATTTAGGGACCAGTTGTTTGATTCGGCATATGTGGAGAGCTCATCGATCCATTGTTCTACAAGAAAATGGTGGTGGGGCAAGCATACCACCTCCATATACTGCTTCACCTATATTGTTGCCTTCGTTGCTATCAGATGGAGATCCAACGTCTTCCCCTGGTAACTTGTTTAAAGAATCCATTTCAGTTTCCTCTTCTCCAGATCACATTTCAGAAGAAGGACCCATTAATTCATCCTCTGGAGAGTTGTTAATAGAGGATCCATCAGCCATCCTATCTTCTTCTGAAGATGTTGGAGACGTTTTAGCatcttcaccagagaaacaaggagaTAATGGAAGTCCCTTTATATTTGAATCTGGGGTTGTTTTTCAGCAAAATAAAAAGATTATGAAAAGACTTAAATCAGAAGTATGGCACCATTTTTCACTATCTTCAGTAGACAATCTGAAAGCAGTGTGCAGGTACTGCAATTGCAAGATCAGTCGAGGAAAAAAAGGTGATGTGGGCACAAGCTGCTTGATGAGACACCTTTGTAGACGTCACCCTGATGTTGTTGGAAACCAAAAGGGCTTTCTGGATGCAAGTTTGGCAAATTCTCCATATGCTACTTTAGCTTCTGCAGAATGTTcttcaaaagtgtctgatttgccATCTGTTGTTGCCCATGATAATCCAGTTATATTCCCTGTcagtagcaagaagacttcaaagCTATGGAACCACTTTTCAATTTGCTCCGCTGATTCAACTAAAGTAATATGTTTGCATTGTGGACGTACAATTAGCAGAGGGAAAAAGCCAACAAACTTAGGGACAAGCTGCCTTTTAAGACATCTGCAAAGATTTCATGTAAATGCCCTAGGAAGCGATGGAGGCCCTGAGCCAGTTTTATCTACTGCTGTAGAattacacatgccaataagtacagaactactgccaccttcttctttggaTGAAaccaatgacaaattttgtgactCTCACCCTGTTGCCAAAAAAATCACAAGTCTTGTAGCTGAAATGATTGCACTTGACCTTCAGCCATATTCCTTTGTTAATAATGTTGGTTTTAACAGACTACTTGAATACTTGCAACCCCAGTATTCTCTACCTTCACCTTCTTACTTTTCCAGGACTGCAATTCCTGATATGTACGAAAATGTGAAAGAAATAATTGTTTCCCATTTGAAAGAAGCTGAGAGTGGTGTGATACATTTTACAGCAGGGATCTGGATGAGCAACCAAACACGAGAATATCTTACACTAACTGCACACTGGGTGACTTTTCAGTCCTCGTTCAGACCTCAGTGTGAAGATTACCACTGCTCTGCACTTTTACACGTATCACAGATAGACTGTGACTATAATGGTGTCAGTATTCAAAAACAGCTGGAATATTTGTGGGAAACCTGGATAACCTCTTTTGGTCTACAAAATGGCATTACTGTAACAGATAATCATAGCATTGGGAAGACTTTAAATGAATGTGAGCATTCAAGTGTGCACTGTTTTGGCCACACTGTGAACATAATTGTTAGTGAAGCAGTTAAAAGCCAGAGAATGGTTCAGAATCTCCTCAGCATTGCAAGGAAGATTTGTGAACGTGTTCATCGCTCAGTGAAGGCAAAAGAAAAGCTGGAAGATCTGCAAAAGGAGTATGGACTTCCACAACATCCACTTATTCAGGATGTTCCCTCAAAGTGGAATACATCCTTTAATATGCTTGAAAGACTGATTGAACAGAAAAGAGCAATTGATGAGCTTTCTATAGAATGCAGCTTTCGTGAATTGATCAGCTGTGATCAGTGGGAAGTTATGCAGTCTGTATGCCATGCTTTAAAACCATTTGAAGCTGCATGTCGGGAGATGAGTATGCACATGGCCACATTAAGCCAAGTGATTCCAATGATTCACATACTTAACAGAAAGATTGAAATGTTGTTTGAAGAGACAATGGGTATAGATACTATGTTAAAGTCATTAAAAGAAGCCATAGTTTGTAGGCTATCCTCAACCCTTCATGATCCTAGATACATTTTTGCTACACTTTTGGATCCCCGATATAAAACATCCTTGTTTGCAGAAGAGGAGGCTGAACAATACAAGCAGGATTTAATCAGGGAGCTGGAAATATTGAGTTCTACCTCAGATGAGCCATTTTGTAATAGTTTGTCATCTAAAAAAACATTTGATGACCAAGATAGCATTTGGTCTCTTATGGACAGCATGAAAAAGTCAAAAGAAATCAAAGAGAAAGCTAAGTTACCAGAGGAAATTGTGGTTGCGTACTTAGGTGAAGAAGTACTTGAGCATAACTGTGATCCTCTTGCATACTGGAATTTAAAGAAGTTGTGTTGGCCAGTGTTGTCAAAGCTGGCTGTCAGATTCCTTGGTTGTCCCCCAAGCATTATTCCGTCTGAGAGACTGTTCAACACATCTAATGAGAATATTAGTGTTAGCCAATCAAGGCTAATGATAGAACATTTTGAAAAGCTAATATTTTTGAAAGTCAATCTCCCTCTCATCTACTTTCAGTATTGA